TGTGAGAAACAGCTTTAACTTTTTGAATGCTACATTGAAAAGGCTGTATGGAAGGTGGGTTGCCCTCATGCCTACTTTAAAAACAATAATGCTTGTTATGTCAACTATCAGTTATCTGTTCATATCATTTTCTTGTTTCTTCAGccttcttttttctctttttctctacTCTGCTTCCACTCACTGCTATGCTCTTTTCTTTCTCTACCCTAACTCCACATCACATGGGCATAACCAAGCAAGCCAAAACAATCTCCATCGTAGCACAACACCCatttggccctaatcccattaactcATGAACCAGAGGATTAAATTATACAGATTACAATGCATTACTATAGTTATATGTTTGGTTGAGACCATCAAATTGTAGGGCCTCCAACATAGCTGGACCACCTAATTATAAAGATAAAAAGATAATTATGATCATGATACCTAGTATAACTCATTCACCCACAATTTTCTCTAGTCCAAGCGTTTAAAAAGTTAAGCTAAGAATAAAAATTCCAAAATTGTCATACACCTACTCATAAGCATAGAAGCGCCACCAAAGTTAATGatactcaacttaactcaactaagcatttatctcaaaaattttggGTCGACTATCTGtattctctttctccattctaaaagattttgggttaaatcatcagaaatgtataatgcttcaaagtcatgttgtactactctcatccaagtcagtttaggtctaccatttctttttttttttttctatcctttaccctaatatgctctacttatctaactggagcCTTCATATGTCTAtgattcacatgaccaaaccacgtcaatctctcttctctcaacttatcctcaattggtatcactcctaccttttctttaatactctcattacaaactttatctagtctagtattgccactcatccaccttaacattcttatctccgcaactcttatcttagacacatacgactcttttagtgcccaacactcactaccaccatataacatggccggtcgtatagctgtacagtaaaattttccttttaactttttggaaatcttgcgatcacataaaactcccgtagcacgttttcacttcaaccatctggctttaatcttatgactaacatcctcctcacaacctccatctacttaaaggactgagccgagatatttaaagtgattactttggggcagtatcactccatccaaactaactctttccctatcaccagttcggcctttactgatcttgcaatgcatgtattctgtctttgttctacttaacttaaagccctttgactctagagtgctTCTCCAAacctctagctttctattaactccttacgtctcatctatcagaactatatcatccgcaaacatcatgcaacaacggatactctcttgtatatgtttcgttaattcgtttaaaactaatgtaaaaaggtaagggcttacagctgaaccttggtgtaatccaattgatataggaaaatctcttgtgtcccctcccactgtgcgcacaatagtaattgctccttcatacatgtctttcaacacttgtatgtacctaatagataccctcttttattctaacactctccataagacatttctgggaacactatcataagccttctccaaattgataaaaacaatgtgtaaatctttcctcgcatctctatatttctccatccagcttctgatgagaaagatcgctttcataATTGAACGACCagacatgaagccaaattgattgggagagatagaaataTCATGACATAATCAATGTTCCAAAACTCTCTCCTATAACTTCATAGTATAGCTCATGAGTTTAATCTTCTATAATTTGAGcagctctgtatgtctcccttatttttaaaaatagatactaaaatattcctactccattcatcaggcattttctttgaatttagaatcttattaaacaatttaattaatcatgccactcccatatcttccaaacacttccacacttcaattgatattctatcaggtccacaggctttacccactttcaatAATACTACCAAATACTACCAAGTTAATGATATGAGGGATAAATAAAGGGAAAAGCTTTTACTTCAATATGAATCTCTAGAGCAAGGATGGAGGCCACCATTTGTTAAGTTGGGTAAGGGGGCAACAAGAGGTGGCTTCCACCTATTAAAAGTTCAATGACAATGTATAAACTTGGCCCCAACTGCATAATTCAATGAACTTTCTAATTGCATGAGATGAAGCCATACTTGCTCATATTTTTATATGTCAATTTACATAGAAACAGATAGGAACCTTGCAACTAGAAGATTCTACAGAAGGGTCTACTTATGTCCCTCTTGAGTGAGTGGCTAGATATATCAGGAAAAAGCATTACTgtgattaaaataattataaaagaaaaagaaatttttttgGAAGTATTGAGCAAATCAAATCAGGTATTTTATTTCACTTCCCCAGTTAGAGGTTTCCTGCAAAACCATCCAAGCATACACATTGCATAAGTTTTGCGGCATGGTCCTAAAAATACCATGTCACAACTTGCAAATCCTTGTGAAGTGCGTTCACAAGGCAATCTCGATGTTACTGCATATTTACCACCAATCACCTGTTAAATTAATCAACCAGCCATGTGTAAAAAATActttgaaaaaggaaaaaaagggaagaaggagATTAAAGACTACCAAGACTCTAATGAATCAACTAAAGCATCAGTTTTGTCTCaatgaaaaggaaagaaaagcaaACATGTGGATGCCTTGTTAtaatttctttccttttattaGTAAGATGTGCACAGGGATCAAGCTCACAAATGAAAACCCTTATAAGCACCATTATTATACTATTCTAAACAGAAAATGAGGTTCAAAAGAGTAAGCAAAAGAGTTTACTTCAAAAAAATTGGCACCTGAAGCTACAGATATATACCAAAACATTTCTGTATTCCTTGGAATTCCATTTATCATTTGACAATGCTACTCAGTCACATAAAGGACCCTAGACAAATAAGATcacttgtacttaacaaagagtAAAAGACAATGCCCCTTACAAATTGCTTTATGTCAATTCTTGGCCTTAACAGAGTTATTTTCCTTGATTCTTGCACGGTTGTCCAACTTGACAAAGCGTTTGAGATCTTCATAGGGGAGAGTTTCAATTTTTTCCCTTCTTAGTGCACTCAGTGCAGGACGTTTATCAAGCAGATGCCACAGCCAATCAGGGTATTCAGAATCAGGCAAGATCTTGGGATCTGCTCCATCCTTGAGAATATTGGCACCGACTACAGTAGTAGATTTAATTTCTTTGTTAAGTGTTGATTTTGGAGCATCAGCTGCTGCCCCCCCTTTGGCACCCTTTTTTGCTTTGCCAGTCCCAGTAGCAAATGTTCGTTGGTCCACTGTCCTAACTGCCTCCTTAGTAATCATGATACCTCTCAATGATTTGATGTGGTTCATTGCCCTAGCTCCTGCAACATTAGCTCTAACAATTACAAAAGGGTGAATTCTGAACAAATAAAAACTCAGGCACATTCTTACATAAACTTTCAGATAACTAGTATCTGAATTTCTCAGCTTTGAGCTAAAGATGCTTCAATATGGTCAGCAGATGTTATCCTCCAAACAACTGAGGATTTAGGAAACTTTAAATACCTACCTCAATTGCCAACATTCTGACAGGAGTAGAATGGAAATATATGAAAATAATCAACTGAAAGAAATTTGGGATTAACTTGCAGAAAAAGGTAATTACTAACATTAGCTCATCATGAAATAAAAATGAAAGCATAAACATAATAGCAACAAGCAGAGAATATTGTTCAACAAAACATGAATAAGATCACCATAACAAACATCAAGTTTACAATTCATTTCATTGCACTTCATAAAGACTAACAGAAGTATGCACAgccaaaagaaaaagagaaaaagatcACAAAGGTATTCAAAACCGTGTTATCACAAGGTCAGATTCAATGAAGGCACAAAAAATTACAAAATCACATCTTGCAGGTGAAAAAAATCAGACTACAATAACTGATAACTTCTCAATTTTTTTCTCCacattaaatattttttcagctaAGAGCATTCAATAGCCATCTTTAACAAgtcaatttaaaaattcaaattacaatcattaaaaaaaaaaaaattgagggaGGGTTGTGTAGTGCTGGAAGAAGAAAGAAGTTTCAGTCCAACAAACCCAACAGATTTATTTACAATCTTGACAGGAAAATGAACATGTTAATTTACTAAGAGATTTATCGCTAAGAAGCGAGCCGACTTTTCAACATCCTAGTATCCTAtagcattgtgagattttaactCATTGCGGTGGCTCAACATGTTAACTGTTTGTTTGCTAAGAAACCAATAAAAAAAACCCTCAATGAGTAAGCCAAAAACAAGGAATCCCACACTCCAATATTTTCCTACAAATTTCTCAGTAACCCAACAGCGCAGGGCAAAAGAAAATGATATCAAGGCAAGTACCTGGATGCGGAACTTGAGATGTTGAAGCTGGAGATCTCCCCCTGGTTAGGGTTTCTGAAACACCAAAAAACTAAAAAGACGAAACTTTGTTCAGGAATGGATCTCCAATTTGTGGTCTTGAGTCTGGACCCATTTCAAGATTCTACCGAGAAATGTCATGTGCAGCCCATTAATATCTGTCCAAAGCTTTTCAACATGGAAGCCCAATTTGTACTTCAAAAGGGGTCGAAATAACCCGATTTAGATCCGAACCATCGTTTGTCACTGTTGCGAGATCATTCATAAACCCCAGTCATCTCTCTAAACCCCAGCAGCCCCTTCCTCACTTCTTCATTTTTCTCTCATAGTAATCTTCTCTCCATGGGCAGCAGCCAAGCAGCGGTTTCATTTCTAACTAATCTTGCACGCGCCGCTTTCGGTTTGGGCGCTGCAGCCACCGTCCTGAACGCCTCGCTTTACACCGTCGATGGAGGACAACGCGCTGTGCTATTCGACAGATTTCGTGGTGTTATCGACACCACTATCGGTGAAGGGACACACTTTCTGATCCCGTGGCTGCAGAAGCCCTTTATCTTCGATATTCGTACCCGGCCCCATACTTTCTCGTCCATCTCCGGTACCAAGGATCTCCAGATGGTCAATCTCACTCTCCGTTTGCTCTCTCGTCCCGATGTAATAATCATATCTCTGTAAATCTTGTTTGGTATACGCAAATGGTACAATTAGCATATTTTACTGTTTGTTGAACTTGACCCTTTGTTTATTGAATCATATATTTACACCATGAATATGCATAGATGTGTATCACTTTGGGAACATTTGATTTACAATACATTTTGTTATTTGAGCAAGGTTTCACGATTGCCCTATATCTTTCAACACCTCGGTCTTGAGTATGATGAGAAGGTGCTTCCCTCAATTGGCAATGAGGTTTTGAAGGCTGTGGTTGCGCAGTTCAATGCTGATCAGCTCCTCACTGAACGTCCCCATGTGTCAGCTCTGGTCCGGGAGTCTCTTATCAAGCGTGCTAAGGACTTCAAC
The Hevea brasiliensis isolate MT/VB/25A 57/8 chromosome 15, ASM3005281v1, whole genome shotgun sequence genome window above contains:
- the LOC110652196 gene encoding 54S ribosomal protein L37, mitochondrial, encoding MNHIKSLRGIMITKEAVRTVDQRTFATGTGKAKKGAKGGAAADAPKSTLNKEIKSTTVVGANILKDGADPKILPDSEYPDWLWHLLDKRPALSALRREKIETLPYEDLKRFVKLDNRARIKENNSVKAKN
- the LOC110652195 gene encoding prohibitin-3, mitochondrial, with product MGSSQAAVSFLTNLARAAFGLGAAATVLNASLYTVDGGQRAVLFDRFRGVIDTTIGEGTHFLIPWLQKPFIFDIRTRPHTFSSISGTKDLQMVNLTLRLLSRPDVSRLPYIFQHLGLEYDEKVLPSIGNEVLKAVVAQFNADQLLTERPHVSALVRESLIKRAKDFNILLDDVAITHLSYGLEFSRAVEQKQVAQQEAERSKFVVMKADQERRAAIIRAEGESEAAHLISDATSKAGMGLIELRRIEASREIAGTLAKSPNVAYLPGGNNILMALNANR